The segment atatttttacattccttgaatttataattataatttgaattattaatGTTGAACTTGATActtcgaaattcgaaaatgGCGGGGATATACTTTACAAAATGGTTTCGTAATCGATTCAATGAATTCGAttcctacatatgtatatactatTTCTGGAGGAACTGACTATTTTTCGGTGGGATGATTTCTCGGACTTCAGGAAAATTCGAGAGGAATGTGGCATTTAGTTTTCCTCTTCATTGGCGCCGCGATAGCCGGAGAGTCGGGTCCCGATATTGGATATCCAGAAGCACCTATAGAATATTCACCTTTGCCACAAGAGGAAGATGTGCCCGTCCCTCTGCCTGGTATGCTTTATCCACGCGAGAGTGAATCGCGAGAGGTATAATTTCTTTTCCTTATTATTACGATCACTTACCATTTATAATAACTGAATAATGAATCAATGATAATAATGAACGTCTGTGACGTCACGATAGAATACTTTGTTTGCTATATTCTTCATTCATTCACGAATTGAATTCAACTTCACTTCCCTCAGGTGAAATCTCTGGACGGTCTTTGGGATTTCACGGTCTCCCCATCGGACGATTCGCTCAAAGGCTACAAAGAGGCATGGTACGCGAGCGATTTGTCCAAGGTAAGGTTAAACAAGTTATTAGCTACTACTTATTAAGAATTTACTTGCTTTTGcgtttattgaaataacaaataaGTTGTTTAACGCTTATGATAGATCAGTGCTGGGCACGGTTGGGACCCCTCAAATGCTTGCTTCCCCTACCAATCTTCCCAACGTGCATCGCGCACCTTCTTCGCGTTCGCTGGTGTCACGTGTCTTCCCCCTCTATGTACCTTTGTACTTTGTCCATGCTAACAACTGGAAGGAGACAGTAGGCGCTATAGTGGGGATGCTTTTTCCTCAATTGAGGATAGAAATTGAGGATCAATTGAGAATACAAAATTCGCATTACAGGACAATATAGCTTGTTAAACCGTGCAAAACATTTCGCTAGAATTATTTTCTCCCTTCGATGACAACCGAGATATAATTCGGCCCAGTTACTAGATACGTTCTGTATAATTTGCCAAATATTATCCAGCACCGGTTATAAATTGTAGTGCTCTTATCAAAGTgcatatttttaaaatcttcttGTGAATGCTTTATAAGACACACATCGCTCCTTTAGGCAGGAAAAGTGATGCAAATGCCAGTACCATCATCCTACAATGACATCACCACCTCCAGGGGACTTAGAGATCACATAGGTGCAGTCTGGTATCAACGATCATTCTTCGTGCCTTCTTCCTGGCGAGAACAGAGGGTTTTCGTTCGGTTTGGCTCAGTGAATTATCTTGCGCAAGTGGTAAGTATTTTCTATTGTATTGCATTAGATCAGACCTGTCCAACTCGCGGCCCGCGAGCCGTATTTGGCCCGTTCTCCTACTATTTCGTTCCACTAAGGTGGGAGGTGACGTTCCCCCTCTATTTGACACGGTCGGCGGTCGTGCCGCAAGAAGTGCATGGTAttactcgtttccaggattgcaagggtgcgggatgcgccttctcatttctcgataatgcaatgatggagtttttcagtagtcaaaagcggtagataaaagatcaatctaggacgCTATCGCTCTAAAAAGttcaatttttacgtttacgagtcgtagtttgcattattcgacagcatgcagctgtcgcagctttataaaaatagccttacgcttccgaataatgcaaattatgcctcgtagATGTAAAAATTggacaataaattttattacaaacaTTTTTGAATAAAGCCAACAAATAACGAGTTATTTCAGGTGATCATTTTGACTATTTCGTCCTGTATGAATCCATAGTCTTCGAACTGTTTCCTAGTAGAAATATTGTTTCCATAAAAtgcatattaaaaaatataaatgttacacGATCACCTCGTTCTTTTTGTACATTCCAGTGGGTAAACGGTGGGTTAGTAACCAACCACGAAATGGGACATCTTCCGTTCGAAGCTGAGATATCGTCTTATTTGTTATATGgtggtaaaaatcgcataacagTTGCCGTGGACAATACGTTGTTGCAAACAAGTGTACCGCAAGGTAGAATTATCAACACTGCTGTCGACAATGGAACTATACACGTACAAAGTTACACGTTCGATTTTTTCAATTACGCTGGCATCCACAGGCAAGTAAATATACACTTATACCATTTATAATCAATATTGCACTTTCATCTGGTAAATACTCACATAAATTTCATCCGTTTCACATATCGCTACACGTGAACAAAGTTTGCTCGTATACAAAcgattttctttctcttttctaaagaattttctTTCATTAACGCAGCACAGACTTAGGTCGAATAAATTAtagaattttcttgaaaattttgttaACTCTTAACTGGACTTAACTTAACTCTTAATTTatctttaatattatatttccatTTCATATTCATTTCTATCTAAATGGTAAATAGGAGCGTAGTAAGATAATCTTCACACATTAAATCATTACTAGTATTATACTTTGAGTGTGGCCGTATGGATCCAAATAGTTCACTGAAGATCGAAACGAGCCAaacaaatttattcaaaacCGGACGCTAACTGTATCGAGCCTCGCTTAACTAAGTACTCAACACCACACGGCACAGCATAACGGTCGTCCCGTTAACCCAGCTATTCATCTGCCGAAAAATCCCTGCTCTCTGAACCGTCAAAAGTTTCTCGGTGACGAGCAGATTGCTATCGATATGATTATAGTGGACAAAAGTGAACCGCCGGCACAAAGCAATCGGTTTTATCAGGGAAAGGATTCAGCCGATTCCGGTTGTTATGTTGCACCATCGGATGCCTATCGGACGCTAACACGGAAATTCTTGACTTGCAGGCCCGTTTTGCTACACACGAGGCCGCGTGTGTATATCGAAGATATCACGGTAAGGACAGGATTAATTGGTGATGTAGGTATCGTGAAATACGTGGTTCAACCGGCCGGTTTACACGAGTACGAAATTCCGATCTGCAGAGTGACCCTGCTCGATGCCGAAGACACTCCAGTTATAAAGGACACGGTTTATGGATTTTCCGGCACGCTGAGAGTGCCATTCGCTAAACTCTGGTGGCCTAGGGGCATGAGTCCTAACCCAGGATACATGTACACGTTGGAGGTATAACAAATGTTTCATTGTTCAATGATAGCGGTACACTGGCTATCGCataagtaatgcgaccacatttttttttttaatctattgaacatatgagtacaaacctttaaaattcttcaaagtaggacccttgggcgtcgacacattttttccagcgcgatttccatgcttcgtatgctccctggaaggcgttatctggaGCCTCACGTAGTgccctcgtcgcagcctcgtcgagcacttccaaactaaacttttccgtagattacggggaaaacagtaaacggtacttcttattgttagttggatcacaacacttcctcaacccccgtacacagtcctgacttgtctcctGTCGACTTCTTCtcgtttccaaaaattaaaaatgtgctgaaaggatgccattttgaaagcgtggaacgcgtcaaggAGGCtttgacgagggtactacgagaggttccaaaaaacgcctttcagggagcatacgaagcatggaaatcgcgctggaaaaaatgtgtcgacgcccaaggatcgaactttgaagaaatttaaaggtttgtacccatatgtttaatagatttttttttaaaatgtggttgcattactttccggacagaccctgtataccGGTTCAGTTATTGTTTCGTTCAATATCTTCGGCCAACCAAATTGTATACCCAGTTAGCAAAGTCTGTTCGGGAAAATTAAGACCAAATGTCTGCAATCGTACTTTGCGAGCAAACGGCGGCCATTTTGGTGCCAAGACATGCTTGGAACAGGATTTGGTCCTTAACATCGAACCTAAAATTTGTATCGCGATTGATACCACCGAACAACGAAAACATACTAACAAAAAGTACGCCAGATCGAACAACAACAGATTACAGGCTGATGGGGCTTAATcatgtaatattcaaggttgaaacCATGACAGGTACCTAATGCATTGTCATAATTCAATATGGCGTGTAATTATTTTGATACGTTTCTAAGTTTCCTTACTATGGACTTACCATCCAAAGTATACATTATGGAATTAAAGATTGCTAACTGTGAGAATGATGACAATACATTAGACAACCTGTTTAATAAATAACCGGTGAATTCGAAGATGATGACGTAATCAAAGAACATTTGAGGCACTAATTTTTCaatgtatataaaataacatcgtATGTTAAAATGaacataaattattaaaatcaattACTTTGAATAGCAATATTCCTTTTactatcaatatttgttgtatgaTTTTGCCAGGCAGTCTCGAGCACAGCCTGGCGAGCAGATGGCGGGCATTATGCTGTCAGACGACGCTCGAAGCtgaggatgctcggaatctgctcgattttggacagcgcAGAAAGCGATACTAATGCGCGCGCAGatgcccgtccaaaatcgagcattttgcttactgggtGTATATTGTATTGCATACGTATTAGTAATTCAGTAGTATTTGAAATTTAACGACAGCGAAATTAGAAATAGTAAAAAGCTTGCTTTCCGCGagaaattcttattttgcataaaggatccgcagtctagttctaAGGAAGCAAAATGTCGAATTTAATTTATCAACGATATTTCCGTTCTCAGATCTCCTTGACCGTAGCGAACGAGACCAAAGTAGATGTCTATAGATTACCAGTTGGTATCAGATCATTGATCTGGACAAATAGCAGCGTGCTCCTTAACGATAGACCGTTATATATGCGTGGTTTCGGCAGACACGAGGATTCAATCCTTAGAGGACGCGGTCTGGATTTGGTCACTGTAGCTAGGGATTACGAGTTGTTGCAATGGGTCGGTGCAAACGCCTACAGGACAAGTCACTATCCCTACAGCGACGAAGTACTCGACTTGGCTGATCGGtagtttatttttcattttactatgTCAACTATATCAATTCATTCAAGGCAATTCGGGAGAAAGTGCTTAGAAATTACTTTTCTATTAAATCtatgaaaaattcaatatatttatattcttctgttatttaaattactacggaaaaaaataaaaccaaTACTGTGCGCGTAAGACCGCACGATAGAAGTGAAACCTTCCATGGCGATTGCACACCAgtctgtttctcgctcgctcggctAAACTCGACTCCCCTGAGTTTACCCGAATgacgtttcacctcggagcgtgacggatcagactcgttcACTGTCCGGCAAgtgtgtacgcggtgcgcctaaagaagtttttcACTTCAATAACTAAATTAAGAAAAGTTAAACAGTAATTTAGAAAAGCAACAATGGGGGTAGACCTGGGTTAGGtgacaataaaataatatttttccccatggtattatatttattactgTATTCAGGTTGGGCTTCCTAATTATCGACGAGTGTCCCTCCGTGGACACTGAGAACTTCTCGCCGATTCTCCTCGCGCGACATAAAGACTCGTTATCGGAGCTAATAAGGAGAGACAAGAATCGTCCTTCGGTGATTATGTGGTCAATCGCTAATGAACCCAGAACCCAATTACCTGAAGCCGGGGAGTATTTTAAACAAGTCGCCCATCACACGAAAACACTCGATCCTACCAGACCGATTACCATTGCCATGGCACGAGCAGTACAGGTAACAGTTCAAATTGCACTGATTTGGCGATATAAAACTGTACACAGTGTAACGAAAGTAAAGTGAAGAACAAAATTGAACTTGCGAAACAATTTATTAGAACTCAAGAAGCTTGTAGATTTACTTCAGCTTCAGAAACGATTGATATTTTCTTTCTGTTACTGTGTTGTTTATTGGTTGCAATATTTTTAATCCTGACAAATAATGCAGATAAATGTGTCttgaaaaaatgaaatgaaTGCGTCATAACATAAAGCgttatgtaaaaatatttaaatgaatatatttaatgtattcGTAGGAAGATAAAGCAGGTGAATATCTCGATGTGATCAGCTTTAATCGTTATAATGCTTGGTACAGTAACCCAGGACGTATCGATACGATTACAAGCAGAGTTATAGAAGAAGCTGAAGCATGGCATAGGAAATATAATAAACCGGTGCTTATGTCTGAGTACGGTGCTGATACCATGGCTGGATTACACGAGGTAAATTATTACAACAAATTGAAACGTTACAATCGTCAATACcttgtaaattttttattttataattgttggaAATTGTAAAGAATCTTCCATTAGAACTGATTTGACAAATTTCATTCTGCAAGCATACATTATAATTCAAAACACACGAAATCGAAACAAATTCAATCATGTTATTCCTATTAAGGCAACACGtacttggtaggtttagtaatAAAGAACTCTAAATCTTTCATTTCCGTAAATACTAATCACATCTAAAATCTAAAATGCAAAGTATTAATTATGTAAAATCAGTGGACTCTAGAGTTTCTTCCGTCATTAGCAAATTCAAACATTTCAGCTTCCCGAGTATGTATGGAGTGAGGAATACcagaaagaaatattttcgaaacatTTTGAAGCCTTCGACCAGTTGAGAAGTAAAGGCTTCTTCATTGGTGAATTCATTTGGAATTTTGCTGACTTCCGAACGGCTCAATGTGAGTgactaatttaataaattctaagaagcaatcatttaataattaatatctaCTTTTAAATGTTTGATTTAGCATTCATAAGAGTAGGTGGTAACAAGAAGGGAATATTTACTAGAGAAAGACAACCAAAAATGGCAGCTTATCATGTCAGGAAAAGATATTGCCTCCTTCAGAAGGAACTGGATGGAACTGAAGTACCAGACGATCTCGAAAATTACATTACATTCCGTCATTCTCAACACTCTGAgctttagaaatatatttttaacactGCAGAACGTTCGTGAACGAGGTTTGAAAGTACATACCTCTTTGTTTGtacaaaaattatttgcatATTTACTCTTTTTTTTATGCATATAAAAACTCTATTTTAGGGAGTTCTATTACTTTCAATGATTGAAATAACACCACTTTTTCAAATGGCTGACACTATAATTACTA is part of the Lasioglossum baleicum chromosome 6, iyLasBale1, whole genome shotgun sequence genome and harbors:
- the LOC143209918 gene encoding beta-glucuronidase, translating into MWHLVFLFIGAAIAGESGPDIGYPEAPIEYSPLPQEEDVPVPLPGMLYPRESESREVKSLDGLWDFTVSPSDDSLKGYKEAWYASDLSKAGKVMQMPVPSSYNDITTSRGLRDHIGAVWYQRSFFVPSSWREQRVFVRFGSVNYLAQVWVNGGLVTNHEMGHLPFEAEISSYLLYGGKNRITVAVDNTLLQTSVPQGRIINTAVDNGTIHVQSYTFDFFNYAGIHRPVLLHTRPRVYIEDITVRTGLIGDVGIVKYVVQPAGLHEYEIPICRVTLLDAEDTPVIKDTVYGFSGTLRVPFAKLWWPRGMSPNPGYMYTLEISLTVANETKVDVYRLPVGIRSLIWTNSSVLLNDRPLYMRGFGRHEDSILRGRGLDLVTVARDYELLQWVGANAYRTSHYPYSDEVLDLADRLGFLIIDECPSVDTENFSPILLARHKDSLSELIRRDKNRPSVIMWSIANEPRTQLPEAGEYFKQVAHHTKTLDPTRPITIAMARAVQEDKAGEYLDVISFNRYNAWYSNPGRIDTITSRVIEEAEAWHRKYNKPVLMSEYGADTMAGLHELPEYVWSEEYQKEIFSKHFEAFDQLRSKGFFIGEFIWNFADFRTAQSFIRVGGNKKGIFTRERQPKMAAYHVRKRYCLLQKELDGTEVPDDLENYITFRHSQHSEL